The Spirosoma radiotolerans genome has a window encoding:
- a CDS encoding muconolactone Delta-isomerase family protein — translation MSQYMVEFDLPTVLDEGFENRIPAQRLKVEELMEKGFLLSYSLSVDRHKLWCIFKADSELEVMESISEFPLIKYMTPMITELMFHNMVAARIPLFSLN, via the coding sequence ATGAGCCAATATATGGTTGAATTTGATCTTCCGACCGTGCTGGATGAAGGGTTCGAGAACCGCATACCCGCCCAACGGCTCAAAGTGGAGGAATTGATGGAAAAAGGATTCCTGTTGTCGTATTCGCTTTCGGTCGACCGTCACAAACTCTGGTGCATCTTTAAAGCCGACTCAGAATTGGAAGTGATGGAATCTATTTCGGAGTTTCCACTCATAAAATACATGACACCCATGATTACTGAATTAATGTTTCATAACATGGTTGCAGCTCGGATTCCACTCTTTTCGCTGAATTGA
- a CDS encoding alpha/beta hydrolase, protein MIHNPNNIHTAGKPLEEATKVMIMVHGRGGSARDILSLSNYIQDKEFAFIAPEAQGNTWYPQSFLRPTTENEPYLSSALEVLTSLRARLQSDFNFKLPQIYWLGFSQGACLMLEFVARHATEYGGVFGLSGGLIGPDETPRTYEGSFDKTPIFLGCSDHDSHIPKKRVLESEAVFRQMGADVTTKLYPNFPHSINEDELNIVNLLVAGNRLSPAVT, encoded by the coding sequence ATGATACACAATCCGAATAATATTCATACGGCTGGAAAGCCACTTGAGGAAGCCACGAAAGTTATGATTATGGTTCATGGCCGAGGTGGTTCGGCGAGGGATATTCTGTCTTTATCAAATTACATTCAGGATAAAGAGTTTGCCTTCATCGCGCCTGAAGCGCAGGGGAACACCTGGTATCCACAATCGTTCCTGCGACCCACGACTGAAAACGAGCCGTATCTTTCTTCAGCGCTGGAGGTATTAACTAGCCTGCGGGCTCGGCTTCAATCTGATTTTAACTTTAAGCTGCCCCAAATTTATTGGCTGGGTTTCTCACAAGGGGCCTGCCTCATGCTTGAATTTGTGGCCCGTCATGCTACAGAATACGGGGGCGTGTTTGGGTTAAGCGGTGGGTTAATTGGGCCCGACGAAACACCCCGTACCTACGAAGGGTCATTCGATAAAACACCCATTTTTTTAGGCTGTAGTGATCACGATTCACATATACCAAAAAAGCGGGTTCTGGAATCTGAGGCCGTATTTCGGCAGATGGGTGCTGATGTGACGACGAAATTGTACCCAAATTTTCCGCATTCGATTAACGAAGATGAGCTAAACATCGTTAATTTGCTAGTAGCCGGGAATCGACTGAGCCCGGCTGTTACCTAA
- a CDS encoding ring-cleaving dioxygenase, with the protein METLINGLHHVTTLAGDTQRNVDYYTDILGLRLVKKTVNFDAPDVYHLYYGNETGSPGTILTFFPYGKLPRGRKGVGQLTYTAFSAPTASLSFWMDRLHERNIPYSGPYKRFSETFVRFEDFDGMGIELVFTDDDQRTGWDNGRIPAEYAVRGFHTVTLNELNPDRTIKLLTETMQHTLVGEEEGRFRFKAGLGGPGNFVDVLHSPKDVHALQGAGSVHHVAFSTDSDETQLIIQEQLAEGGYHVTPVQDRNYFNSIYFREPGGILFEVATNPPGFAIDEPVAELGTALKLPPQYESRRAKIEAELPTIIVK; encoded by the coding sequence ATGGAAACGCTAATAAACGGATTACACCACGTTACAACACTGGCTGGTGATACACAACGGAATGTTGATTATTACACGGATATTCTGGGGCTTCGACTGGTCAAAAAAACAGTCAACTTCGATGCGCCTGATGTCTATCACCTGTATTACGGAAACGAAACAGGTTCGCCCGGTACGATTCTGACGTTCTTTCCATACGGTAAATTACCTCGTGGCCGGAAGGGTGTCGGGCAGTTAACGTACACTGCATTTTCGGCACCAACGGCATCGCTTAGCTTTTGGATGGATCGGCTCCACGAACGCAACATTCCGTATTCGGGACCGTACAAACGGTTTTCAGAAACTTTTGTGCGCTTCGAAGATTTTGATGGAATGGGCATTGAGCTTGTCTTCACGGACGACGATCAGCGAACGGGTTGGGACAATGGCCGTATTCCGGCGGAGTATGCCGTTCGCGGTTTCCATACAGTCACGTTAAATGAGTTGAATCCGGATCGGACCATTAAGCTTTTAACCGAAACGATGCAGCATACCCTGGTAGGAGAGGAGGAAGGTCGCTTCCGCTTCAAAGCTGGCCTGGGCGGTCCTGGTAATTTCGTCGATGTATTGCATTCGCCCAAAGATGTACATGCCTTACAGGGTGCGGGTTCGGTTCACCACGTCGCGTTCTCTACCGATTCGGACGAAACACAATTAATCATTCAGGAACAATTAGCCGAAGGCGGCTACCATGTAACGCCGGTCCAGGATCGTAATTATTTCAACAGCATTTACTTCCGGGAGCCGGGTGGTATTCTGTTTGAAGTAGCGACAAACCCGCCCGGATTTGCCATTGATGAACCGGTTGCTGAGTTAGGAACAGCCCTGAAATTGCCACCGCAATACGAATCCCGCCGGGCGAAAATTGAAGCGGAGTTACCAACGATTATTGTCAAATAA